CCTGTTGTTTCTGTTGCATAAAGGTCGCCGCCAAAAAACTCGCGGGCTTTTTCTAAATCTGTCATAAGTTTAATCTACCACTATTTACAAAATAATTCCGCCTGCGAGAACAGCTGCTCCAAGCAAAAGGAACACGATGTCACGAAAATGTACCTTGTATGATTTTGTACAGCAGGCTCTTGTACGGAGATAAAAGCCGCGGAGCTCTGCTGCAGTTGCTGTTGACTCAATCTTGCGGACTGAAGAAATAAGCAGCGGGAAGCAGAGTGGCAGAATCATTCCAATCTTTTTGAAAGGATTTTTTACTTCAAAGTCTACACCACGTGCCTGCTGCGACTCGATGATTCCGCTCATCTCAATTGAGAAAATAGGAATAAAGCGGATTGCACTTGTAAAGGTAAAAGCGTATTTGTACGGAATGTGCAGATACTTTACCATTGTATTTGAAAGATCGTTGAGGTTTGTTACCGAAATCAAAATTGAAAGCGGAAGAGCAGCTCCCATAAGGCGAAGCACAAGAAGAAGCGCCTTCTGAATTGCAACACCTGTAATATAAAAACTACCGATTGTTAGGATTGGATCTCCCTGACGGATTACCAGCACCTGAAGGACAAACAGGAAGATTGACATTTTGATGAGTCCTTTGAGGATACCCAGTGTTCTTTTTAAAAGGCCGTTGCCATGGACAATCCCTGCGTTACCAGCTGCAGCCATCAGAACGTTGAAAACAATTACACCAATCAAAAAGAATGGATTTGCAGAACAGAACGAAGCTGCACAAATCAAAATTGAAACAAATATTTTTACGAGGGGATGCATTTTATGAAGCACTGAGCTTCCTGGAAGATAATCGAGAAATCCTTTCATTTACATCACCTCTTTAATTTTCTTAATCATTTCGTCGTCTGTGAAAACACCGCTGAAGCTGTCGCCGAGCAGCATTGCAACCTGTGCGATCTGTGGAGCAAGAAGACGGGCTTTACTGAGCAGCGCCTTGTTACTGAGAACTTGGCGGGTTTCGCCCTGACCAAGGATTTCACCACGGTTCATAACGATGACAGTTTTTGCAAAGTCGAGAACAACTTCCATATCGTGGCAGACCATAATTACTGTAGTTCCGTTTGCATTGAGCTCGCGGATCCGGCTCATCATTTCCATACACTCGCGGTAATCAAGACCGGTTGTAGGTTCATCAAGAATTAATATTTCCGGATTAAGTGCGATGAGACAGGCAAGACAGAGTCTCTGGCGCTGACCGCGGCTCATGTTGAATGGCTCAGTGTCGCCGTCGAAACCAAACTCATCAAGTGTTTTTTCTACGCGTGCTTTTATTTCATCTTCTGCAATTCCGTTGTTACGAAGACTGAAGGCAATTTCTTCACGGACTGTAGCACAACAGATCTGGCGGTCCGGATTCTGGAAAAGAAAGCCGATGTGTTTTGCAAGCGCACTGACCTTCTGCTTTTTTGTATTTTCTCCAAGCACGAGTACGTCGCCAACGCTTGGTTTAAGAAGTCCGTTTGTAAGTTTAGAGAAAGTTGATTTTCCCGCACCGTTTGATCCGATGATTGAGATAAAATCTCCCTTGTGAACTTTTACATTTAAGTCGTGAACATTGGAAGTTTCGTTGTAAGAAAAAGCTACGTTTGAAAACTCGAGAACAACGTCGCCTGAAGATTGTCGGGTCA
The Treponema bryantii DNA segment above includes these coding regions:
- a CDS encoding energy-coupling factor transporter transmembrane component T family protein, whose translation is MKGFLDYLPGSSVLHKMHPLVKIFVSILICAASFCSANPFFLIGVIVFNVLMAAAGNAGIVHGNGLLKRTLGILKGLIKMSIFLFVLQVLVIRQGDPILTIGSFYITGVAIQKALLLVLRLMGAALPLSILISVTNLNDLSNTMVKYLHIPYKYAFTFTSAIRFIPIFSIEMSGIIESQQARGVDFEVKNPFKKIGMILPLCFPLLISSVRKIESTATAAELRGFYLRTRACCTKSYKVHFRDIVFLLLGAAVLAGGIIL